Within Lepus europaeus isolate LE1 chromosome 8, mLepTim1.pri, whole genome shotgun sequence, the genomic segment TGTCTGGTTTATCACCATTATTTTCCCAGGTGAAGTTGACTTAGCTAGAATAAGATGTGTTTTCTCATTGTTGCTAACCTGAGTACTAcaattttcacttaaaattctAGCAATACATTGTTTTAACTATGAGGAGAAACACTAGAAATTTTGCAGACTATTCAATAAAAGtaacaatattttcaaagaaaaaacttCCGTAGATAGGTTGCTTTGGTGAATAGTAACATACGGCTCCTGAGATTACTGTTTCTGCGTGAGAATGATCACCTGAGACTGGAAGCAGCATAGGCCAAGGGTAGTGCTAGAAAATGAAATACTGATGTTTCAGATGAGAACATCTGAAGTACTTATTGTTGTTACTAATGGTTATGAAACATAGCTCAGTCTCGTTTTTTTCATTATGTTACACTTTTTCTCAAGTATTATCTTTGCTAGCATTTTGACATCAAAAcacagaaatgcattttttatgtttaaaattcaaatttaattatcAAATGTACATGATCAGATGTATTGGATATAGCAAAATATTGGCACACTGAGAAAGAGTGCACAATAATACATGCAGTAATTCATTTTGGAACATTTGTTCAATTTGAAGGGAACTCTAATGTTCTAATTCTCAGAGTACATATAAAAAGGTAATTGTCAGGTTAATCATATTAGGTAAGAAAATTGTGAATTTGTAAAACTACGTTTTTGAAGTACTTTACTCAGTATTTTCGCATTCTTGCTCACCAAATTCACAGGGAAACAGTTTAACTGTTAGGCAGCAAAATGAATTTTCTAATTTGGTGATTTATGTAAGTGATATTTATGGGCCTAAATCCGCACgtgatttctttaaatatttttcattttgctctTTCTCTAGTAAAGCTAGACCGTCCATTCTACCTCTCTAGTGGAAGTTTTCTTTGACCTTAATTTTATTTGCAATAAGCAAGTGATCACATTTTGTAAACTTGATGTTGCAGCCTATAGAATGTGGTTGGAACCGCATCTTGGACATGCGGTACAGGTTTCCCTCAGCGGTTTGTGAGTTAAGGGTGTGTGTATGCAGCTCAGTGATGCAACAGGAGAATGTGGACACAATCTGCTTGAGTTTCAAGCCTACTTCCACCCCGCTGAATGTTAATTGATACAACAATTTCACAAACAAATGACAATAAAATTCCAAATAGGGTTCACTTGATGACTTCTAGGCAATTGCAAGATAGCTCAATTGTTGCTCCAAATcttattatttgttaatttgtAATGAAGCCTCTAAGGCTACTGACAAAGGACATAGAAGTGTAATTTATGCAAGCCAAAACTTTGTACTATATTGCATATTTCCAcctcattatttttattgtaacatTTCTAAATTAGTAAGCAATTTTAATTGCCTTGCAAATACCtgagaattattttaaatgtgaggAAATCATGTTTAAAATGAGTTCATCaaaaaatcatgtaggaaatATCAACAGAGGGTTTAACCAATAATTTTGCTGATAGAAGAATAAAAAGTAGAATTAGCAGTAAAGGAACCACTTAACCTATAGTGTTTCTTATGTGTGATTCCAATATAAATAGTAATGAGTGCTCACAATGTGCCACGCACTTTTCTGAGCATGTCATATGCATAAAACATTTGATTGTTACAGTAATTTCATAGGCCATATGCAAACTGTTATTATTCTTatattacagatgaggaaactgggacacaaataaaataacttgGGTAAAGACTTACAGCTAGAAAGTGGCAGAGTCAAGAATTTAACCCAAACAGTCTGGCTTCAGAGTGCCTAATTCCTCTTGGAACATGTTAGGATCAAATGTTGgattattataaataaatcctaagaaatttcacctttttaaaatatttattttatttatttgaaagagttatatagagaggtagagacagagagagaggtcttcttttcactgattcactccccagatggccgcaactgctggagctgtgctgatctgaagccaggagccaggagcttcttctgggtctcccatgtgggtgcaggggcccaagtccttgggccaccttctactgctttcccaggccatagcagagagctggatcggaagaggagtggccgggactcaaactggagcccttatgggattcgggcacttcaggccagggctttaacccactgtgcttcagcgccagccccaagaaatttCGCTTTTAATAAATTTGTATTGTCTGTTACATACATCATTATATGAGAGTTAGCCTAATTGTTGATTCATAAAAATAGAAGTTGGGGAAATGATTAGCAATAATTGCAAGGATTTAGTATTCCAAGTGGCTAGAGAATATTGATCCTTAACAAAAtggatttcttaaaattttgtatGTTCCAACACACAGGTTTCAGGAATCAAAAATCATTATTATACCTAAGCTGCTAGTTTTGTCTCAGGGCTTCTCTTTGACAACTACCTTGGATACAAATTCATTAAATACACATAAGAGACCCAGGCAGCCTACTGATTTACCACCGCCAACTATGCAGTTGATGGGCCTTCAGCGAATCCTCAGACTTGTAACCAACTCAATAATAAATTGAAGGTGTTAGGACGGCTACGTCGCAAATCTGCTACAGCactgcatttttgtttgttgcaGGTTCTTCCAGATGCCCGTGGTCATCGGCCCATCGACAAGAAGAGGGAAGAACTTCCGAGCCTGAGACCTGCCCCACCTCCCATCAGCGAAGGTGGCTACCGAGCTCGGCCAGCCACACCAGTTGCCAGGCAAAcgaaaaaggagaggaaaatacCTGATGCTGGAGGCTGCCTTCATGGTGATGAAGAGCGGGTGGGTGCTCTGGCTCCTGTAGTGGTAGTGCTACAAGAAGAGTCTTCACGGCTTCCCAGTGCTTCACTAGCCCACGTGACCATCATTGTCCTtttcttttggtttatttatGAAATCAAATTCAAAACCAACTTATGGGGTCTTTAGTTTAggcttcctttcttgttttctttggtcTGGGGCCAAGATAACAAATTGCAATGCATGGGTGTTGCCTTTTCCTTTGCATCTCgcctgtgtcctttctacaagtGGTAAAATTTTCAGAGCCTGATTACATTTCTCATGTGGTAAgcgatatttttgtttttcaagatttagttGATTGATGTGAGAAGTAGactgacagtgagaaagagaaagagacagaaagaggaagagttcTTCCGTTtaatggttcactctgcaaatggccacaatggctgggattgggccggGCGgatgccaggaacctggaactccatctgggtctcccacgtgggtggcaggggaataGGTACTTGCAccctctgcttctgctttcctggatgtattaacagggaactgggtcTGAACTGGACCATCCAGGCTTAATCCAATTCTCTGATATGGGCTTAACaggctgtgtcacaatgctggcctcagaaatatttttaatattcttaagAGTTTGATGATGACTCTAGAATTTCTGATCTTGTATAAAgaaaaccacatttttttttttaattttaaaaaagattttattttttcatttgagaggtagagctacaaagagagggagagacagaaatcttgtatctgctggttcacttcccagatggccgcaacagccagagctgagcagatccaaagccaggagccaggagcttcttcctgacctctatgcaggtgcaggggcccaaacatctgggccatcttccactgctttcccaggccataggcagagagttggatttggaagaggagcagccgggtctcgaaccagcacccacatgggatgccagaacccaggcagaggcttagccgcAGCACCGTCCCCCATAATGTTCTTAAATTGACTAATGACATAATTTCTTTTCACTATGTGATGTTTTAACAAATATCCATAACCCCAATATTTCCTCTAACACTAACTGTTTTGTCTGTAGGGAGTGTTGTGTCCCACAGGATGTCAGTTGCAAGAGGACTTGTTAAGACTGGAGAAGCCAATCAAAAACAAGGTTAAGGAGTTACGTAACACAATGGATGAGGTTTCCGAGAGCTCCAGCACCACCTATCAGTACGTGACTCTGCTAAAAGACATGTGGCAAAAGAGGCAGAAGCAAGCAAAAGGTAGGTAACCTGGTGTTTTCTATTTGACTCTCAGTTATAAAATCAGAACCAATGAAATTGCCATGAGAATACATGATTATGAGAAAATCAACATTTCTAGTTAGCCTAAATAGCATTCACCCTGCTTTCACTAGGCACCTGATTGCTCCAGGTGTTCACTTACACGCCTTTACCTGCAATCATATCAGATAAGCACTGTTCAACTCTTATCCCAAGTATGGTATCAGCAAGGATGATTTTCCATGAAAAATTTCACTGTAACTTGTTTTTAGTCTATAAGAAACCTGTCCTGTTTTCCACAGAGTACAAAGTTAGCATTTACTGATGTAACATTTGAAATTTTCATGAGAGAGTGATTCATGATTTATTCAGTTGTGTTGTGCGTAATGATATCTAACTTGTGAATCTTGAGATCTGAATGTTGAGTGCTGTTGGCTGGATGATTAGGGATCAGCCTGTCATAGGCAGTTCAGGGAGTAGCATGTTCAAATTTGGGCAGTTTTCAAAAGAATCATGACATCTCTTGTAAATTTCAAAGCTCTTTAGTACTTAACATGATTTGGATAAGTGAATCAAGTGTATCCACTTTATGAGATATTGAACTTCTGAAATGAAAGACCCAAATACTGTTTTCTCCTTTTATCCttaccaagaaaatacaaatctatTGTATTTATGATTGGACATAATCTGTAGCTAATATCTATGGTAAATTACTAGTGTGGTAGTTAGGctatatattaatttatacatACTATGGACCCAATAATTTCCTATACATATAACTATATATTGTGACTGCTTGATAGTAGCTCAATGTTTAGtaatttgtttgcagaaaatcaaaatcataattgTACAGTTAATATGTTACTTCATTTTTCCAGATAATGAAAATGCAATAAATGAGTATTCCTTAGagctggaaaagcagaaaatatataTAGATGAGACTGTGAATAGTAATATTCCAACTAACCTTCGCGTGCTCCGTTCAATCCTGGAAACCCTGAGaagcaaaatacaaaaattagaaTCTGATGTCTCAATTCAGATGGACTACTGCCGTACTCCTTGCACTGTCAGTTGTAATATTCCTGTGGTGTCTGGAAAAGGTATCTAGTTATGCATATTTCTAAAGGATTCCAAAGGAACTCACACTTTCTAAAAATAAGATAACTAAACAAAGCTTTGATTTCCCCCAGAAGATTATAATGAAATATCACACCATGAAGGTATCCTTAGCGTGTTGTATTCTACCTTGGCCTGAtaaatttgctaattttttatgAGCAGCGTAGACTATAATGATGATAGTAATCCCAGCAttgttttctgtgtgtatagacaCACTTGCTTGTGCTGATGGTAGTTCCATTGACAGATTCAGGAATTTCTCCATCCTGTGTGTTCTGCAAGTAAATGGTTATCCAGGGCAGGGTGGTGGGTAGAAAGCTTTGGCAGACAAAACTCAAAACTGGGCATAATTTTcagtaaaaagaaaatccaatttCTATAACATCATTCTTAAGTGTCTGTAATAACACAGTCCTCTGTAACCCCTGCAATCAGTTATCTTAAAGAATTAGTTACTAAAACTATGACAAAtgacctaaacagcactctggcctcagaatcagcccttaaggcattcagatttggctaaaAAACCtaggagagtatttcaggcatggaaagccaagacctaaatgaaagatctctgtgtgtgagatcccagtggaaagaaggggccgtcaaagaaggaggtacctttctctgaagggaggagaaaacttgcactttgattatggccttgtctaaacaagatcagagtttgtgaactcaagaggcttccatagccttggcagctcatgacaaaagcctcaggtgattactgacatcataaataagagtgccaattgttaaatcaacaacaggagtcactgtgcacttgctccccatgtagacctctgtccttaatgtgttgtactatgagaattaatggtaaaactagtcttcaaagagtactttatactttgtgtgtctgtgtgggtgcaaactgttgaaatttttacttagtatagagttgatcttctatatataaaaagataatttaaaatgaatcttaatgaagaatgggatgagagagggagtaggagatgggatggtttgggggtgggagggtggttatagggggaagaactgctataatccaaaagttgtactttcaggggccggcgctgtagctcacttggttagtcctctgcctgcggcgccagcatcccatatgggcgccgggttctagtcccagttgctcctcttccagtccagctctctgctgtggcccgggaaggcagtgaaggatggccaagtgcttgggcccctgcacccacatgggagaccaggaggaggcacctggccggatcggtgcagcatgccggctgtagcagccatggggggggggggtaagcaaacggaaggaagacatttctctctgtctaactctgcctgtctaataaaaaaaaagttgtactttcaaaatttatacttattaaataaaagttttctaaaaaataattagTGACAAAAAGACCAGATTATTATATTGTAGGTTCTTGAACATCATCTGTCATCTTATATTTACAGAATGTGAGGAAATTATCAGGAAAGGAGGTGAAACATCTGAAATGTATCTCATTCAGCCTGATAGTTCTATCAAACCATATAGAGTATACTGTGATATGAACACAGAAAATGGAGGTAAGTATTTGATTGGTATTGACCTATTGCTCTGGAATTCATTTGATGCCATAAAATGGGAGGAACCAAGATTGAGCTCTAACATAGCTAAAAATGAGCCACTTGATTTGATATTTTGAAAGTTGTAAAATACCCATAAATCACAATTTGGAATAATATAAAGCACTCGCAGTAACCAAAGACTTTAAGAATTTTCAtcttacatttatttttgattctatctattCTGGGGCACCAAATATAGAAGGGCATAAAATACATTGAGTGGACAAGGATCCAGACCTTCTTTCAAACGACATTGCTGTGTGTTGATTAATGTATGCAACTTTTATTTCTGTCAACCAAAGGATGGACAGTAATTCAGAATCGTCAAGATGGCAGTGTTGACTTTGGCAGGAAATGGAATCCATACAAGGAAGGGTTTGGAAACATCGCAAGGAACgcagatgggaaaaaatattgcgGCCTGCCAGGTAAAAACttcaagtacaaaataaaatcatcctatttaaaatgttttttctccGTTAAAAGAAAGCATCATGTTGGGAGTATGTTTTTAGGTTTTAGGTAATTAAGAGGAGTTTcattacaataatttttttttaaaaaatgtagaataaaGGCAGGGGCTTTTGTGTtcacaaaagttttatttttcatgagattctattttatttttcctttaggtGAGTATTGGCTTGGAAATGATAAAATTTCCCAGATTACCAAGATAGGACCCACAGAACTTTTGATTGAAATGGAAGACTGGAACGGAGATAAGGTGAAGGCTCACTACGGAGGATTCACTATCCAGAATGAGGCCAACAaataccagatctcagtgaaCAAATACAGAGGAACTGCTGGAAACGCCCTCATGGAGGGGGCATCTCAACTTGTGGGAGAGAACAGAACCATGACCATTCACAACGGCATGTTCTTCAGCACGTATGACAGAGACAATGATGGCTGGTATGTATTGTGTTCTTTGTTCTGCTTTAAAATTCCCTACTAATATCACTACTTACCATCAATAATAGCTAAGGCTGGAAACAACTACCATTTCTTGGACACTTCCTGTCTCTTTATGTACCGCTTTACAGATGAGGTCTAGAGATGAGTACCTTAGTCAAAGTCACACAACTACCAAGAGATAAAACTGGAACTAgaacacatttatttctttaaaaaaataaatatttatttttatttgaaaggcatagttacagatggagagagagagagatacctttcattggctggttcattccctatatggctgcaacagcaacagctggggccagaccaggccaaagtgaggagccagaagcttcatctgggtctcccatgtgggtgacagaggctcagatacttaggctgtcttctgctgctttcctgggcatgataacagggagttggatcaggaatggagcaaTCGGGACTTTAACTCATAAGGGACGtcataggtagtggcttaacctactgtgccacaatgctggtctctagAACGCATATCTGAGTAGTGGACTCTTAGGAAAATAACCGTATTCCTTTTTTCTAATATGtatattgaaatcttcatttcattttccagggCTTTCTAACTCTAAGACATGGAAAATTGCCATTTCAGTAGAAAGTAATCAGTGTAATTCCTGGATGAATTGGCCATATATGTTCAGTTGTTCCCCCTTCTCACTATAGGGCAGAGAAGGCCTTTGGCCTATTACAAATAGTACCCTAAGGAACAAACACTGCACACAACTGAATAGAGCACCCTTCAATGGGGACTGCAAAGCACTGAATTAACCACTGTTGTTCTGTTTCTAATAATCCCAAAAATGTTTCCTTTCAGGCTAACTGCAGATCCCAGAAAACAGTGTGCTAAAGAGGATGGTGGTGGATGGTGGTATAACAGATGCCATGCAGCCAATCCAAATGGCAGATACTACTGGGGTGGACATTACAGCTGGGACATGGCAAAGCATGGCACAGATGATGGCATAGTGTGGATGAACTGGAAGGGGTCATGGTATTCAATGAAGAAGATGTCTATGAAGATCAGGCCCTTCTTCCCACAGCAGTAGTGCTCAAAACGGAGATTTTTATTCTATGCATGACAACATTTTGTACATTATGTTACTGGAGTTTTCTTTCAGCCATTACAGCCCTCTAAAACTCTCAAACAATTGTGTGGCTTTTTGGAAAATGTATAGGatgaataacatttaaaatatcgCACAATTTCTCTTTTGTAATCTTTATTTATCTTATTCACCAGAAAGTCATTAAAAGGATAACTGTGGAGAAAGTTGGTGTCCAGATTTTTAATTCTAGTTGattatgaaaagttttaaatttggAAGGAGGATATTCTATCCTTAGTGTAGGAAAACTATGAGACAAACTAGACACTTTAGTTTAAAAATCCACTTTTAAAACCATGTGTAAGATTTGTTACAGAAagctttcaaaaagatttatcaaTTAAACCGGTTTCTGTTGCAGTAAGTTAATGTCCCCTGATTTTATGATCCACATGACCGATGAATTAAGAAAAGTGTTCACAACCTCAAGG encodes:
- the FGB gene encoding fibrinogen beta chain; its protein translation is MVSWNFQKFKTMKHLLFLLLCTFIVKSQAADDYDDEVLPDARGHRPIDKKREELPSLRPAPPPISEGGYRARPATPVARQTKKERKIPDAGGCLHGDEERGVLCPTGCQLQEDLLRLEKPIKNKVKELRNTMDEVSESSSTTYQYVTLLKDMWQKRQKQAKDNENAINEYSLELEKQKIYIDETVNSNIPTNLRVLRSILETLRSKIQKLESDVSIQMDYCRTPCTVSCNIPVVSGKECEEIIRKGGETSEMYLIQPDSSIKPYRVYCDMNTENGGWTVIQNRQDGSVDFGRKWNPYKEGFGNIARNADGKKYCGLPGEYWLGNDKISQITKIGPTELLIEMEDWNGDKVKAHYGGFTIQNEANKYQISVNKYRGTAGNALMEGASQLVGENRTMTIHNGMFFSTYDRDNDGWLTADPRKQCAKEDGGGWWYNRCHAANPNGRYYWGGHYSWDMAKHGTDDGIVWMNWKGSWYSMKKMSMKIRPFFPQQ